ATAGCTGCGACTATTTACTTAAAGCGTGGCGGTGTTGTGATATCTAATCCATTAAACCAAGAAACAATTGTGAAGATAAGAAGTCATTTGAATTCAGGCGCTAAGGAAGACTTGTGCATTAATTAAACACTATATCTATTGCAGGTATAATTTAAAGGATTTGCAAGGAAATTTTAGCCAGAAATATTAGTGATATTAGAGCTAATTTACATAAAGGATTATTTAGAGATGAGTGATATTCCAGTTCAGCTACTTCAGCATCTTGGCAAGCATGGTGTGCGCATGAGGCAATTCCTAAGCGATGATTTCAGCAATATAGATGATTCTCAACGTCGAGAAATGGCTACAGAAGCTCGCCAAATTACGGCTTGGGCAGCGGCGGCTATCGCACCTATGCCTATACCATTCGCCGATATCTGGACGATTACACCAGTGCAGATGCTTATGGTTCGGGCTATCGGTAATATTTATGGATACAAAATTGATAGTAAAACAGTTAAAGAGATGCTTGCGGTTATTGGCGGCGGAATGCTTGGTCAACAAATATGTCTTGCGCTGTTCAAAATTGGCTTACCCGGTGCTGGGGGTTTTGGAGGTGCTGCATTCGTATTTTTCTGGACACATGGTATTGGCAAAGCAGCAGAACTTTACTTTCAGAGCGGCATGACTGCGACTGCAGAGGAACTTGCGGCAGCACGCAAGGAGGGAATGGAACAAGCAAAAAATGAAACACCGCGCACTGAGTAACCAATGGCATAAGGTCGCGGCGCAAGCTAACACGTCGTTGGAGCCGAACGGCGAGAGGTTATCAGTCTATATTATGATGCTATCTGCGTCGGCTCAACTATGACGTTGGCACTGTCCTGTTAAAGAGTGAGAGACTCAAATCCCCTGGCTAATAGGATTTCAGAGAGCTTCAAGGGGCGCTGAATAAATCCCATGGCCATGGCTGGTGTTCTGGCTTTGCCCAAACTCCCATGAGGCCGCACCCAATTGTGAATCAAACGCTGTACATCCAAAGCTCGCTGTAATCCCTCCACCTGCTTGGCATAGTGATTCTGTCGCCTGCGATAGGCCGTTGCCCGTCGCCTCAAAGCACTGTTGAAGGCTTCGAGGTGATTGGCATGAACCTCGCTGAGGGCACTGAGGGCCGTCCAAGGATGCTCAACGTTGAGCCACTCTACCCTAGGTTTACCTTGAGAGCCTTTGATCTTGATGGCCACCTCTAGACCCTCCCGCCACACCTTGCGATAGGGATAGGCGTCGCTGCTGAGGTGGCTCGGCAGATAAACGCTGGCCAGTTTCCACAATGCCTTGCCGTAGCGCCGCTCTCCATCGGTAAACCAGCGAATCCATGCACTGGGCTCTGCCCACTGCCAAGCCCGCTGAACTCCCTGTTCAAATAACTCAGCCGCCTTGAGGCCCGCGCTGGCTTCTAGCCAGTAGCGACTCTTGCGTTCAATGAAGCTAATGGTCCAGCCCTCAGAGGCTGCGGGGGGGAAGGTTTTCACCGACACGGGTGTAGAGTTCATCGCCTTCTATGGTGACATCTCCGCCTGCCCCGGCAGGCGGGGACCAGGCGGGCAGATGAGAGGATGAACGCTCTTCCCAGGTCGTAATACTGCTAGGTGATGTCCCCACGACTCTGGCGGCGGCTCTGACGCCCAGCCCTTCGTGTCGAGCATTGAGGGCCATCTCGACGGTGGCTACTGGGGCGCGTAGACGGGCCATGGGGGTGCCGCTGCGTTCATTGAAGCGACGACCGCAGGTGTTACAGAGATATTGCTGGAGCACTTGACCCGTTTTGAGGGTTTTGGTGCCATTCTTGACGATGGCTTCACTCTGACAATGGATACAAGGCATTGGACCGAAAGGCTTGCTGTATCTAAAGTCTAGCTCTCACTCCATAATCTGACAGTGCCATGACGTTAGGTTGTTTACCCTTTGGTTG
This portion of the Halomicronema hongdechloris C2206 genome encodes:
- a CDS encoding DUF697 domain-containing protein; protein product: MSDIPVQLLQHLGKHGVRMRQFLSDDFSNIDDSQRREMATEARQITAWAAAAIAPMPIPFADIWTITPVQMLMVRAIGNIYGYKIDSKTVKEMLAVIGGGMLGQQICLALFKIGLPGAGGFGGAAFVFFWTHGIGKAAELYFQSGMTATAEELAAARKEGMEQAKNETPRTE
- a CDS encoding IS1/IS1595 family N-terminal zinc-binding domain-containing protein (programmed frameshift); its protein translation is MPCIHCQSEAIVKNGTKTLKTGQVLQQYLCNTCGRRFNERSGTPMARLRAPVATVEMALNARHEGLGVRAAARVVGTSPSSITTWEERSSSHLPAWSPPAGAGGDVTIEGDELYTRVGENLPPAASEGWTISFIERKSRYWLEASAGLKAAELFEQGVQRAWQWAEPSAWIRWFTDGERRYGKALWKLASVYLPSHLSSDAYPYRKVWREGLEVAIKIKGSQGKPRVEWLNVEHPWTALSALSEVHANHLEAFNSALRRRATAYRRRQNHYAKQVEGLQRALDVQRLIHNWVRPHGSLGKARTPAMAMGFIQRPLKLSEILLARGFESLTL